The Hordeum vulgare subsp. vulgare chromosome 4H, MorexV3_pseudomolecules_assembly, whole genome shotgun sequence genomic interval GCCTTTGTGTCCACCAGATTCGGGTGCCACCACGAGAGGAAGACCCGTCCCCGCCGTCGGTCGCATAGGCTTCACTGGACGATGTACTGTAGCGGCAGTGCggcaggaggagggggagaagggtgGCGACACTAAGGTTTGTGGAGGCACGCCCGAGCagtgatctactccctccgttccataatataagtctttttagagattccactagaagactacatacggatgtatatagacatactttagagtgtagattcactcattttgcttcgtatgtagtcccctagtgaaatcgcttaaaagacttatatttaggaacggagggagtagaaaataaattcagaaacctaatGTCTAGCAAATCTATGAAAATATTGGAGTGGCTGGATGTATGCACGAATACGTCGTAATCAGCTATACAGAATTCCGACATTGTGGGGGTGTTtctttccagggactttttgggttgggactaaaaaaagttccTTTTAGTTCCATGTGAAAGAaataggagggacttttagggactaaaagggggtatttgggactaaggaagaagtccctatgaaaGGGACTTTTTGGaacttttttggcactttttccaacagcgaccctacttttagcatgttatttaataacttctagtatattactaggggtaacatggtctttttgcatgtcatttaatgatctCTAGTCTATGTTTAGTCCTGAGAAAGAAACGGGTAGAGACTAGAGACTTTTTAATTAGGACACAGGGCCTGTATATTTGAAGATATGCCCGGACATTAAAACCACGCACACATGAAAAACGAGCATCCTATTTGCCCTACGGAAATGGCAAGTTTCCGTCACTTGTTTTTTAACCATTCCGAGGAGTCGACACAAGTCCCGGCATCTACGCAACGACCATAGCGCTTGTCAATTATCCCCACCGATGGCGTCTAGCAAGCCGACAAACCCCGAGGTAGACAATGACATGGAGTGCTCCTCCCCGGAATCGGGTGCCGAGGACGCCGTGGAGTCGTCGTCGCCGGTGGCAGCGCCATCTTCGCGGTTCAAGGGCGTCGTGCCGCAGCCTAACGGGCGCTGGGGCGCGCAGATCTACGAGAAGCACTCGCGGGTGTGGCTTGGCACGTTCGGGGACGAGGAAGCCGCCGCGTGCGCCTACGACGTGGCCGCGCTCCGCTTCCGCGGCCGCGACGCCGTCACCAACCACCAGCGCCTGCCGGCGGCGGAGGGGGCCGGCTGGTCGTCCACGAGCGAGCTCGCCTTCCTCGCCGACCACTCCAAGGCCGAGATCGTCGACATGCTCCGGAAGCACACCTACGACgacgagctccggcagggcctgcGCCGCGGCCACGGGCGCGCGCAGCCCACGCCGGCGTGGGCGCGAGAGTTCCTCTTCGAGAAGGCCCTGACCCCGAGCGACGTCGGCAAGCTCAACCGCCTGGTCGTTCCGAAGCAGCACGCCGAGAAGCACTTCCccccgacgacggcggcggccgcCGGAAGCGACGGCAAGGGCTTGCTGCTCAACTTCGAGGACGgccaagggaaggtgtggaggttCCGGTACTCATACTGGAACAGCAGCCAGAGCTACGTGCTCACCAAGGGCTGGAGCCGCTTCGTCCAAGAAAAGGGCCTCTGCGCCGGCGACACCGTGACGTTCTCCCGGTCGGCGTACGTGATGAATGACACGGATGAGCAGCTCTTCATCGACTACAAGCAGAGTAGCAAGAACGACGAAGCGGCCGACGTAGCCACTGCCGATGAGAATGAGGCCGGCCATGTCGCCGTGAAGCTCTTCGGGGTCGACATTGGCTGGGCTGGGATGGCGGGATCATCAGGTGGGTGAAGTGCACGGTATGTTCTTGGTCTTCTCGCATAGTGTGATTGCGGTTGCCATGGTGTGGCTTCCATTTCGAAGATGCAGAGATGCTTGTAAGCGAGAGACAATCCCTTGACATTTTTCATGTCGATCTTAATAGATTCCTCTCCTTGCGAGGTTTATGGGAAGGCGACAACTTCAAATTAGTACATCGTTCATGGTGGTATTATTGAATAATATGCGGTTACCGTGAGGGCGTGATGACCAGCAGCGTTTTTTATGCTGATCATGAAGGGTGGTTCGAGCAATTGCTAGCTAATTAACACAAGCAAGCAGAAGCAGCTGTGCAGTGTGCAGCAGCCAGCAGGCCAGGGGGGGTGCGCTAGTGAGTAGTAGATACGATGTTTCCCGATATAGAGGACCGTCCAGCCTAATTTTATGTTGTTTTATGCTATGAGCTGCGTGTCTCGACTACTCCATGCTAACCTCTTTTGTCTCCTTCCTACATACTCAAAGATTAGTGCAGTACTGTATCATCAGGGCATGCAGCTAGGGGACCCTCAACTTTACCTGCTATAGCCATGATGGTCAGGCTTTAAAAATGGCCTTGTATCTGAATGCTGCCTGCCTACCGGCGGCAACAGCTGAGATCTTGACTCTTCCTGACCTACCTGACATTTGGCCCTATTCTTCTAAACAAAACATCCTCCTGGTCGTTCCCAATTCAGTTCTATTCGATGGGAAAATATCTAGGCTCttcatctttttttttttttgaaaaggatgcATGACcctggcctctgcatcgagtgaaggCTCTTCACATTTAGGCGTCCTCAAACTCCCGACTCTAAAAGGTCAACTTCAAAtgttaaaaaaaaagaaaatatctGAATTTTTATTGTGAATGATCACAAGGCACATGTAGACAAGCCCTAAAAaagccagaatcaaatttgaaatGCATattcagaagaaaaaaaagagataaTTCTTGATGTGAATAGTGTCCTTTTTGCTTCTTTTTTACACTATTCAtgttaaatttgtctttttttctCAATGTGTATTTCGGGTTTCAATCTGAATTTTCTAGAGGTTGTAGGCGCATGTGTTGGGAACATTCACATTTTTTCTAAATTGTCTTGAAACAATTGAAATCAACATTTTAGACATGGACGCATGAGCATTACTGTTGGGAGCActggatccccccccccccccctccgtggCGGTGCCAGGAATCATATCATTTGTAGTCAATTTGGCATTGTGTAGTCAATATATGAATATAGGAATGTATGATATATTTTTTTCCATGAGATGTAACATCATGGCGGAGTAATACCATCTGAGTTACTtgcagaaggaaaaaaaatgtTAC includes:
- the LOC123447320 gene encoding putative AP2/ERF and B3 domain-containing protein Os01g0140700 is translated as MASSKPTNPEVDNDMECSSPESGAEDAVESSSPVAAPSSRFKGVVPQPNGRWGAQIYEKHSRVWLGTFGDEEAAACAYDVAALRFRGRDAVTNHQRLPAAEGAGWSSTSELAFLADHSKAEIVDMLRKHTYDDELRQGLRRGHGRAQPTPAWAREFLFEKALTPSDVGKLNRLVVPKQHAEKHFPPTTAAAAGSDGKGLLLNFEDGQGKVWRFRYSYWNSSQSYVLTKGWSRFVQEKGLCAGDTVTFSRSAYVMNDTDEQLFIDYKQSSKNDEAADVATADENEAGHVAVKLFGVDIGWAGMAGSSGG